In one Chitinophaga sancti genomic region, the following are encoded:
- a CDS encoding sensor histidine kinase produces the protein MIRNYNVKDGLANATVYAAVQDKEGFIWFATPTGVSKFDGKRFRNYAKKDGLTDNDVVRLSADSKGRVWFSTLNGLPSFYFNYQIHSGANDSSLIMDPHGQYMQYMFGGIAGYTWFLNTDNRIIGYSGYKIDIKPGRADLFYFLRNDTIFKPLQNYFNLASLKDINNDSQKIFLSSPYPIDDEVFVERIRRHPIIILKNSLYTYSQKEATCFFNGPEWGINEEISNVCLDNDNLWIGTPRALYYVKDFFKGAHHITKLLDNHYITSVLKDKDGNIWITTFGDGVYNIPYKNFYFNYLDNTNGLYSHSIFSICKDRKSGILLVGQNAGVLNTIDSNLVIRRFNLDTTSGRNSILSILPYQENEILIGADNGLFTFNTQTQKISVLRSIRNMKDMDVGPDGRVRAVSKDQVIGDNYSVEVPDVQITSIASINDSAYYIGTGSGLFYGKDGSAKVVIPGTEVELHQPVKDLKYIDGYLWIGTADQGLYVLKNNRVVKHIGSADQLVSDICQQLYYDGVGRLYVSTNKGVSVIDAHTQTLIRNITSNDGLMSDDTRGVYYQHGVLYVATSNGLSYFNDNNMPVDTVPPAVYLSHIRYGDSTYLPSKQITLLYQRKASYEVEFGAIVYDLPDLVEYQYNFSSDTSSGWITTMSNIVPFPDLQPDTYELQIRARKYKSEWSQPVAITVTILPRWYQQWWARGTVILLVFLLGAFILRYIFLRFKDGEKRKTEYNRRIAELEAKALTNQMNPHFIFNSLNSVQHLIMEKEEKQALNFLADFATLMRQMLNNSRKSYISLDEEIAFLTRYIELEKIRFANVFTYNFALEDALKDYTIYIPPMIIQPIVENAIKHGLAPRNGSGHLEVKLMLKGDMLYCSVDDDGIGWDRANELKSGRLIKHESTALSVIRERLQIIKSFNGNVGNLEIIDKFKSGFGNKEGTLVEILIPIVKML, from the coding sequence ATGATCCGCAACTATAATGTAAAGGATGGTCTGGCCAATGCCACTGTATATGCAGCCGTGCAGGATAAGGAAGGTTTTATCTGGTTTGCAACACCTACCGGCGTAAGTAAATTTGATGGGAAACGCTTCCGCAACTACGCCAAAAAAGATGGCCTGACAGATAATGATGTTGTCAGGCTCTCCGCCGATTCAAAAGGGAGAGTATGGTTTTCTACCCTGAACGGATTACCCTCTTTTTACTTCAATTACCAGATCCACTCGGGCGCCAATGATTCCTCACTAATCATGGACCCGCACGGGCAATACATGCAATACATGTTTGGCGGAATAGCCGGATATACCTGGTTCCTGAATACAGACAACAGGATCATTGGTTACAGTGGTTATAAAATAGATATAAAACCCGGACGTGCCGACCTTTTTTACTTCCTCCGGAACGATACCATTTTTAAACCCCTTCAGAATTATTTTAACCTCGCCAGTCTGAAAGACATCAACAACGATAGTCAAAAGATCTTCTTATCTTCTCCTTACCCCATCGACGATGAGGTATTTGTAGAAAGAATCCGCCGTCATCCAATCATCATCCTGAAAAATTCATTGTATACTTATAGCCAGAAAGAAGCCACCTGCTTCTTCAACGGCCCTGAATGGGGAATCAATGAAGAGATCAGCAATGTATGCCTGGACAATGATAACCTGTGGATAGGTACACCCAGAGCCTTATACTATGTAAAGGACTTTTTCAAAGGGGCACATCATATCACCAAACTGCTGGATAATCATTACATCACCTCCGTACTGAAAGATAAAGATGGCAATATCTGGATCACCACCTTTGGTGACGGTGTGTATAATATCCCATACAAAAATTTTTACTTTAATTATCTTGATAATACCAACGGACTTTATTCTCACTCCATTTTCAGCATTTGCAAAGACAGGAAATCCGGTATCCTGCTGGTAGGGCAGAATGCAGGTGTGCTGAATACTATTGATAGCAATCTTGTGATCCGGCGCTTTAACCTGGATACCACAAGCGGTCGAAACAGTATCCTGAGTATCTTGCCTTATCAGGAAAATGAAATATTAATAGGTGCCGATAATGGCCTGTTCACATTCAATACCCAAACGCAGAAAATATCTGTATTGCGTTCTATCAGGAACATGAAGGACATGGACGTAGGGCCTGATGGCAGAGTCCGGGCAGTGTCTAAAGACCAGGTGATAGGAGATAACTATTCCGTGGAAGTACCGGATGTTCAGATCACCTCAATAGCCAGTATCAATGATTCTGCTTACTATATAGGTACAGGCTCCGGTTTATTCTACGGTAAGGACGGATCTGCCAAAGTAGTGATACCCGGTACAGAAGTAGAACTGCACCAACCCGTAAAAGACCTGAAATACATTGATGGCTATCTCTGGATAGGCACTGCAGATCAGGGATTGTATGTACTCAAGAACAACCGGGTCGTAAAACATATCGGCTCTGCCGATCAACTGGTAAGCGACATCTGCCAGCAATTATATTATGATGGTGTGGGCCGCTTGTATGTATCAACCAATAAGGGCGTATCTGTAATAGATGCACATACCCAGACCCTGATCCGGAATATCACCAGCAATGATGGCCTGATGAGTGACGATACCCGGGGGGTATACTACCAGCATGGGGTACTGTATGTGGCCACCTCCAATGGCCTCAGTTATTTCAATGACAACAATATGCCGGTGGATACCGTGCCACCCGCGGTATACCTAAGTCATATCAGGTATGGAGATAGCACTTACCTGCCATCAAAACAGATTACCTTGCTATACCAGCGCAAGGCATCGTACGAAGTCGAGTTTGGGGCGATCGTCTATGATTTGCCGGATCTGGTAGAATACCAGTACAACTTTTCCAGCGATACGAGCAGTGGATGGATCACCACGATGTCGAATATCGTACCTTTCCCGGATCTGCAGCCGGATACTTATGAATTGCAGATCAGGGCCCGGAAATATAAGAGTGAATGGAGCCAGCCGGTAGCCATTACGGTAACGATCCTACCGCGGTGGTACCAGCAATGGTGGGCCAGGGGAACCGTGATCCTCCTGGTATTTCTGCTGGGGGCCTTTATACTCCGTTATATCTTCCTGCGCTTCAAAGACGGAGAAAAGAGAAAGACAGAATACAACAGGAGGATCGCTGAACTGGAGGCAAAAGCCCTGACAAACCAGATGAATCCTCACTTTATATTCAACTCCCTGAACAGCGTACAGCACCTGATCATGGAGAAAGAGGAAAAACAAGCACTCAATTTTCTCGCGGATTTTGCTACCTTGATGCGGCAAATGCTCAATAATTCCAGGAAATCCTATATCTCCCTGGATGAAGAAATCGCTTTCCTCACACGTTATATTGAGTTGGAGAAGATTAGATTTGCAAATGTATTCACGTACAATTTTGCACTGGAAGATGCATTGAAAGATTATACGATCTATATACCCCCTATGATTATCCAGCCGATTGTGGAGAACGCAATCAAACATGGCCTGGCGCCAAGGAACGGCAGCGGGCACCTGGAAGTGAAACTCATGCTGAAGGGAGACATGTTATACTGTTCTGTCGATGATGACGGAATTGGGTGGGACAGGGCAAATGAGCTGAAGAGTGGACGCCTGATAAAACACGAATCTACAGCGCTGAGCGTGATCAGGGAGCGGTTGCAGATTATAAAATCTTTTAATGGAAATGTTGGAAATTTAGAAATTATTGATAAATTTAAATCAGGTTTCGGCAATAAAGAGGGTACGCTCGTTGAAATTCTGATTCCCATTGTTAAGATGTTATGA
- a CDS encoding LytR/AlgR family response regulator transcription factor — protein sequence MSNIKAAIVDDEVRNIHILRNILENYCKDVTVVGEAQNIHDAAEMLKNTQIDVLFLDIEMPPHNGFQLLEMFPVLNFEVIFITAFQEYALQAIKFAALDYLLKPIKVSEVEDALEKVKKSKKGRLNELASILKDYVKNNDNAFSKIVIPVNDGYNVIDLKDIIYCEAFDSYTKIQLINNVSHLISKSLKEYEEMLSDKGFYRVHKSFLINIHHIVKIIKGLGTAVVMSDQKNIPISSRKKDEFFAQLKGVINL from the coding sequence ATGAGTAATATAAAAGCTGCGATCGTAGACGATGAAGTCCGCAACATCCATATTTTGCGAAATATTCTTGAAAATTACTGTAAGGATGTTACGGTAGTAGGGGAGGCGCAGAACATCCATGACGCGGCGGAGATGCTTAAAAATACCCAGATCGATGTATTGTTTCTGGATATTGAAATGCCGCCACATAATGGATTCCAGTTATTGGAAATGTTCCCTGTGCTGAACTTCGAAGTCATCTTCATCACCGCGTTTCAGGAATATGCTTTGCAGGCAATTAAGTTTGCCGCATTAGATTACCTGCTCAAGCCTATCAAGGTGAGTGAGGTGGAAGATGCATTGGAAAAAGTAAAGAAGAGCAAAAAAGGAAGATTGAATGAACTGGCATCTATCCTGAAGGATTATGTCAAGAACAATGACAATGCCTTCTCTAAGATTGTGATTCCTGTGAATGATGGATATAATGTAATTGACCTGAAGGACATTATTTACTGCGAAGCATTCGATAGTTATACCAAGATCCAGTTGATCAATAATGTGTCGCACCTGATCTCCAAATCACTGAAAGAGTATGAGGAGATGCTGAGTGATAAAGGATTTTATAGGGTACACAAGTCATTCCTGATTAATATCCATCACATTGTGAAGATTATTAAAGGACTGGGAACGGCGGTTGTGATGAGTGATCAGAAGAATATACCGATCAGCTCCAGGAAGAAAGATGAGTTCTTCGCACAATTAAAAGGAGTAATCAACTTATAA
- a CDS encoding trypsin-like peptidase domain-containing protein, with translation MKFRQIAATVLISAATAFASVFVYSKFQPRQAGPYQNGSDNIPVNYTSYMPGTENRNITPPTDFSQAAKIAVPGVVHIKTKINPRQVSNNLQRRRSVLEDLFGDDFFGDEFQGQGGGRKYYVPGQMASGSGVLISDDGYIVTNNHVVDDADEITVTLNDYKTYKAKVIGTDPNTDLAVIKVDAKNLPYLLYGNSDDVEIGQWVLAIGYPLNLETTVTAGIVSAKARSIGINKQAKRNAIESFIQTDAAVNQGNSGGALINTAGELIGINSAIASPTGAYAGYSYAIPVNIMKKVVNDIMKYGNVQRAYLGIRYQDPNSIPEEKWKEYGVRRDVNGVVVTDVVASGAAADAGIQKGDVITGINGINTPSIPQMTEQIARYKPGDKISISYLRDDKARTANAVLKNIDGNTNIVKATVIDALGADLVTLEKSDAAKIGIRGGVYVDNISSGILKKQTNMKPSFIIMKAGDQAVTSVEQLRGILEKQKKVQLEGVYPELNGVYYYTIDLTNGADF, from the coding sequence ATGAAATTCCGGCAAATTGCGGCAACTGTTCTAATCAGCGCGGCCACTGCCTTTGCCAGCGTATTTGTTTACAGCAAATTTCAGCCCCGGCAGGCAGGTCCCTATCAAAATGGATCAGACAACATCCCAGTAAACTATACCAGCTACATGCCTGGTACAGAAAACAGAAACATTACCCCACCTACTGACTTTTCGCAGGCAGCTAAAATAGCAGTTCCGGGTGTAGTGCACATTAAGACAAAAATTAATCCGCGACAGGTTTCAAATAACCTGCAAAGAAGAAGGAGTGTTCTTGAGGATCTTTTCGGCGATGACTTTTTCGGTGACGAATTTCAGGGCCAGGGTGGCGGACGTAAATATTATGTTCCCGGCCAGATGGCTTCCGGCTCCGGTGTATTGATTTCCGACGATGGTTATATCGTAACCAACAATCACGTGGTAGACGATGCGGACGAAATTACCGTTACGCTCAACGACTACAAGACTTACAAAGCAAAAGTGATTGGTACCGACCCAAACACAGACCTTGCCGTGATCAAAGTAGACGCGAAGAACCTGCCTTACCTCCTGTATGGCAACTCTGATGATGTTGAAATTGGTCAGTGGGTACTTGCTATCGGTTATCCATTAAACCTGGAAACAACTGTGACAGCGGGTATCGTGAGTGCAAAAGCACGTTCTATCGGTATCAATAAACAGGCAAAAAGAAATGCGATCGAATCCTTCATTCAGACGGATGCTGCTGTGAACCAGGGTAACAGTGGTGGTGCATTGATCAATACCGCAGGTGAACTGATTGGTATCAACTCCGCTATCGCCTCTCCTACCGGTGCGTATGCAGGTTATTCCTACGCGATTCCGGTAAACATTATGAAGAAAGTGGTGAATGATATTATGAAGTATGGTAACGTACAACGTGCTTACCTCGGTATCAGGTACCAGGATCCTAACAGTATTCCTGAGGAGAAATGGAAAGAATATGGTGTGAGAAGAGATGTGAATGGGGTAGTCGTAACCGATGTGGTAGCGAGTGGCGCGGCCGCTGATGCAGGTATTCAGAAAGGAGATGTGATCACCGGGATCAATGGTATCAATACGCCTTCTATTCCCCAGATGACGGAGCAGATTGCAAGGTATAAACCAGGCGATAAGATCAGTATCAGTTACCTGCGTGATGATAAAGCGCGTACTGCGAATGCGGTGTTGAAGAATATAGATGGTAATACCAATATTGTGAAAGCGACTGTGATTGATGCGCTGGGCGCGGACCTGGTGACACTGGAAAAAAGTGATGCTGCGAAGATCGGGATCCGTGGTGGTGTGTATGTGGATAATATCAGCAGTGGTATTCTGAAGAAGCAGACGAATATGAAACCTTCTTTTATTATTATGAAAGCAGGTGATCAGGCGGTGACTTCAGTAGAGCAGCTGAGAGGGATATTGGAAAAACAGAAGAAAGTGCAGTTGGAAGGTGTGTATCCAGAGTTGAATGGCGTGTATTATTATACTATTGATCTCACTAACGGCGCAGACTTTTAA
- a CDS encoding acyl-CoA reductase yields the protein MSSTEKVAALVRLGQYLTSEDPALETVKERAFQANGWFTPEFINLALRQISDNFLEAAHLNSWINAYPELIHGKPARTVGIVTAGNIPLVGFHDWLCGFVSGHNVRLKLSSKDVILMQHVLDKMKEWHPEWAEQTTVQDMLKNCDAYIATGSNNSSRYFQYYFAQYPHIIRRNRTSVAILTGEETPAELEGLADDISIYFGLGCRNVTKVYVPGGYDFSPLLEALRKYSYFADHHKYKNNYDYNLALILLNNSPFMTNESILLQEATPMFSPLSMLNYGYYTDKDALVAELQGNEDLQCLVGKGFTPFGMAQQPSLTDYADGVDTLDFLSKL from the coding sequence ATGAGCAGTACAGAAAAAGTAGCCGCCCTGGTACGTTTAGGTCAATACCTGACAAGCGAAGATCCGGCGCTGGAAACAGTTAAGGAGAGGGCTTTTCAGGCAAATGGCTGGTTTACTCCGGAATTCATTAACCTGGCCCTTCGCCAGATCTCTGACAACTTCCTGGAGGCCGCCCACCTCAACAGCTGGATCAATGCCTACCCGGAATTGATCCATGGCAAACCTGCCCGTACAGTGGGCATTGTTACCGCTGGTAACATCCCCCTCGTTGGCTTTCATGACTGGCTCTGCGGTTTCGTGAGCGGCCATAATGTTCGCCTCAAACTGTCATCGAAAGACGTGATCCTGATGCAACACGTGCTGGATAAGATGAAGGAATGGCATCCGGAATGGGCAGAGCAGACTACGGTGCAGGATATGCTGAAGAACTGTGATGCCTATATTGCGACGGGCAGTAACAATTCTTCCAGGTATTTCCAGTATTATTTTGCCCAGTATCCGCATATCATTCGCCGGAACCGGACTTCCGTAGCCATCCTGACGGGTGAAGAAACGCCTGCGGAGCTGGAAGGCCTGGCTGATGATATCAGTATTTACTTTGGGCTGGGTTGCAGGAATGTAACCAAGGTGTATGTGCCCGGAGGCTATGATTTCAGTCCTTTGCTGGAGGCGCTTCGCAAGTATAGTTACTTTGCGGATCATCATAAGTATAAGAATAATTATGATTATAACCTGGCTTTGATCCTGCTTAATAATAGCCCGTTCATGACGAATGAGAGTATATTACTGCAGGAGGCGACGCCTATGTTCTCCCCGCTGAGTATGCTGAATTATGGGTACTATACTGATAAAGATGCGCTGGTGGCAGAGCTGCAGGGGAATGAAGATCTGCAATGCCTGGTGGGAAAAGGATTTACGCCGTTTGGAATGGCACAGCAACCATCGTTAACGGACTATGCGGATGGGGTGGATACGCTGGATTTTTTGAGTAAATTATAA
- a CDS encoding 4Fe-4S dicluster domain-containing protein, with the protein MAIKITDECINCGACEPECPNNAIYEGGVEWAMADGTTIKGSYVLMDGSSIDADQRNAPIAVDSYYIVPNKCTECQGFHEEPQCAAVCPVDCCVPDEMFQETEEELLAKKAKLHI; encoded by the coding sequence ATGGCAATCAAAATAACAGATGAATGTATTAATTGTGGAGCTTGTGAACCTGAGTGCCCAAATAACGCGATCTATGAAGGTGGTGTTGAGTGGGCAATGGCTGATGGCACTACAATTAAGGGTTCTTATGTGCTGATGGATGGATCTTCTATCGATGCCGACCAGCGTAACGCTCCCATAGCTGTAGACAGTTATTATATAGTTCCAAATAAATGTACTGAGTGTCAAGGCTTTCATGAGGAGCCACAATGTGCGGCAGTATGTCCGGTAGACTGCTGTGTACCAGACGAAATGTTCCAGGAAACTGAAGAAGAACTGCTGGCTAAGAAAGCTAAATTACATATTTAA
- a CDS encoding D-alanine--D-alanine ligase: MKKNIALVAGGYSGEYVISVQSAVTIEKNLDSSKYNVYKIVITKDGWNYTSADGQVIAVDKNDFSLTIKGEKVTFDAVFIGIHGTPGEDGRLQGYFEMLGIPFTSCGMVTSALTFNKSYCNKVVAALNVVNVSKSVHIFSNQPYDPKQILAQLKLPVFVKPAEGGSSIGMSKVNTAEELQPAIDKAFKEDAQILIEEFIKGREITCGLYKVNGELTVLPLTEIVSSKEFFDYEAKYTPGITKEITPAPAPEEVCELIRNTAKELYNKLNCRGIVRADFIYEEANNRLFFLEVNTMPGQSDNSLVPQQVRAAGKTLQEFYGTLIEECLKK; encoded by the coding sequence ATGAAAAAGAATATCGCCCTTGTTGCCGGCGGATACTCAGGAGAATACGTAATCTCCGTACAAAGTGCCGTAACAATTGAGAAAAACCTGGACAGCAGCAAATACAATGTGTATAAAATAGTTATTACAAAAGATGGCTGGAATTATACATCGGCAGACGGGCAGGTAATAGCGGTTGATAAAAATGATTTTTCACTGACCATCAAAGGAGAAAAGGTAACTTTTGATGCTGTTTTCATCGGCATCCACGGTACTCCCGGCGAAGATGGCCGCCTGCAGGGATATTTCGAAATGCTGGGCATTCCATTTACCAGTTGTGGTATGGTTACCTCCGCCCTCACTTTCAACAAGAGCTACTGCAATAAGGTAGTGGCAGCCCTGAACGTTGTGAATGTTTCCAAATCCGTGCATATCTTCAGTAATCAGCCATACGATCCCAAACAGATCCTTGCGCAACTGAAACTGCCGGTATTTGTTAAGCCTGCAGAAGGCGGCAGCAGCATCGGTATGTCTAAAGTAAATACTGCCGAAGAACTGCAACCCGCTATCGACAAAGCTTTCAAGGAAGATGCACAGATCCTGATCGAAGAATTTATCAAAGGCAGGGAAATAACCTGCGGCTTATATAAAGTAAATGGGGAACTCACGGTATTGCCCCTGACAGAAATCGTGAGCAGCAAAGAATTCTTTGATTACGAGGCCAAATACACGCCGGGCATTACCAAAGAAATCACCCCTGCACCCGCACCTGAAGAAGTATGTGAACTGATCAGGAATACTGCCAAAGAACTTTATAACAAATTGAATTGCAGAGGAATCGTGCGTGCAGACTTTATCTACGAAGAGGCCAATAACCGCCTGTTCTTCCTGGAGGTGAATACCATGCCAGGCCAGAGCGATAACAGCCTCGTACCTCAGCAGGTAAGAGCCGCCGGCAAAACCCTGCAGGAGTTTTACGGCACATTAATTGAAGAGTGCCTGAAGAAATAA
- a CDS encoding PASTA domain-containing protein: MFNQITKRSFGFNLAVVVGLFLVLGLIFFMLLGVITKHGDTLTVPDVHRKSVKDATKLLEDAGFNVDVRDSIFIDSLPALAVWEQTPGKGAVVKVGRTIYLTINKVVPPMVEMPDLVGLTFRSAEMTLHSRRLNVGDTIYKPDFATNTVLQQLLGGKLVKAGRQVPEGSSITLVLSSGTGSIENPVPDLIGMTFQEAKVTLSGRNLNLGTVMVDPSVTDTANAFVIKQDPAPKNSLQELSMVRAGELVSIWLSTNPPAKGGGDSTSEQ, from the coding sequence GTGTTCAATCAAATTACAAAACGCTCCTTTGGGTTTAACCTGGCCGTAGTGGTGGGGTTGTTCCTGGTATTGGGGCTGATTTTCTTCATGCTGTTGGGGGTGATAACAAAGCATGGAGATACCCTGACCGTGCCTGACGTACATCGCAAGAGTGTGAAAGACGCTACCAAACTGCTGGAAGATGCAGGATTCAACGTAGATGTAAGAGACTCCATTTTTATTGATAGCCTGCCTGCCCTGGCAGTATGGGAACAGACACCCGGTAAAGGTGCGGTAGTAAAAGTGGGAAGAACTATTTACCTGACTATCAATAAGGTAGTGCCTCCAATGGTAGAAATGCCTGACCTGGTAGGCCTGACCTTCCGTAGTGCTGAAATGACCCTGCACAGCCGCAGGCTGAATGTAGGAGATACAATTTATAAACCTGACTTTGCTACCAATACCGTATTACAGCAGTTGCTGGGCGGTAAACTGGTTAAAGCTGGCAGACAGGTTCCCGAAGGTAGCAGCATCACACTGGTACTGAGTAGCGGAACTGGTAGTATCGAGAACCCGGTTCCGGACCTGATCGGGATGACTTTCCAGGAAGCGAAAGTAACCCTGAGCGGCAGAAACCTGAACCTGGGTACCGTAATGGTGGATCCTTCCGTAACAGATACCGCCAATGCATTTGTGATCAAACAGGATCCGGCACCTAAAAACAGCCTGCAGGAACTGAGCATGGTCAGAGCTGGTGAACTGGTAAGTATCTGGTTGTCTACCAACCCGCCGGCAAAAGGTGGGGGCGATTCGACCTCAGAACAATAA
- a CDS encoding rhodanese-like domain-containing protein encodes MENITAEELKKRIDSGETLHIVDVREPHEHAEFNIGGILLPLGEIRAMQVDELEDLKDEEVIVYCRSGGRSGQAAMILETMGFQNVKNLTGGMLNWEEKFGR; translated from the coding sequence ATGGAAAATATTACTGCTGAAGAACTGAAAAAACGTATAGACAGTGGTGAAACCTTGCATATCGTCGATGTAAGAGAGCCGCATGAGCACGCGGAATTTAACATCGGTGGCATCCTGTTGCCCCTGGGCGAAATCAGAGCCATGCAGGTGGATGAACTGGAAGATCTGAAAGATGAAGAGGTGATTGTATATTGCAGAAGTGGTGGCAGAAGCGGCCAGGCAGCGATGATCCTGGAAACAATGGGCTTTCAGAATGTAAAGAATCTGACCGGTGGCATGTTAAACTGGGAAGAAAAGTTCGGAAGATAA
- a CDS encoding type 1 glutamine amidotransferase, producing MKVAILDMYEGVPNEGMRCIREILAAYAVRNSLTLQCDEYEVRIAARVPDLSYDIYISTGGPGSPLDSEGSEWEQRYFETMEALMAAAKPVLLICHSFQLMCRYLQLGNVCRRRSPAFGVFPVHPTVNTEMIFAQLPDPFYIVDSRNWQVIGLDHERMAAMGATVLAIEKERPHVPLERATMAIRFSPHMIGTQFHPEADATGMRMYLLQKEKKDQVLTNYGAEKYYSMLEQLSDPDKITLTYDTFIPAFLDHALSSKR from the coding sequence ATGAAGGTAGCTATACTTGACATGTATGAAGGAGTTCCGAACGAAGGGATGCGCTGTATCAGGGAAATACTCGCAGCATATGCTGTGCGCAATTCGCTGACACTGCAATGTGATGAGTATGAAGTGCGCATTGCAGCCCGGGTACCCGATCTTTCTTACGACATTTATATTTCTACAGGTGGCCCCGGCTCCCCGCTGGATAGCGAGGGGAGTGAATGGGAACAACGTTATTTTGAAACGATGGAAGCACTGATGGCTGCGGCTAAACCAGTGCTGCTGATCTGCCATTCCTTTCAGCTGATGTGTCGCTATCTGCAACTGGGAAATGTGTGCAGGCGAAGATCTCCGGCCTTTGGCGTATTTCCTGTTCATCCAACGGTTAATACAGAAATGATCTTTGCACAGCTTCCTGACCCTTTCTATATCGTTGATAGCCGTAACTGGCAGGTGATTGGATTGGACCATGAACGCATGGCGGCCATGGGTGCTACTGTGCTGGCTATTGAAAAAGAACGCCCGCATGTACCGCTGGAAAGAGCCACGATGGCCATCCGTTTCAGCCCCCACATGATTGGTACGCAATTCCATCCTGAAGCAGATGCTACTGGTATGCGGATGTACCTGTTACAAAAAGAAAAGAAAGACCAGGTGCTCACCAACTATGGTGCTGAAAAATATTACAGCATGCTGGAACAGCTTTCTGATCCTGATAAAATTACGCTTACCTACGATACCTTTATTCCAGCATTCCTGGACCACGCCTTATCCTCCAAACGATGA
- a CDS encoding carboxylate-amine ligase, translating to MLRNFTLGIEEEYMVMDPRTLELCSHEQKIVEQAHKIIPEKVKAEFHQAVVEVGTHICSNIDEARADVAYLRKTVAQIAGDMGYNIGASGTHPFSKWEAQLITDHPRYFEIVNEMQDAARSNLIFGLHVHVGMENREMALHIANSVRYFLPHVFALSTNSPFWEGRNTGFKSYRTKVFDKFPRTGIPDYFASIEEYDRYIQLLVKTKCIDNARKVWWDLRVHPFYDTVEFRICDVPLTLQETCTIAAIFQALCAKIYKLRMQNLNFIIYNRALVNENKWRASRYGIDGNLIDFGKEAEVNTRALIFELLEFVDDVVDELGSRSYIEYTKEMLLNGTGADKQLAVFKENKNLHSVADFIIKQFLKDC from the coding sequence ATGCTCCGGAATTTCACACTCGGCATTGAAGAAGAATACATGGTCATGGACCCTCGCACACTCGAACTATGCTCCCATGAACAGAAAATTGTAGAACAGGCCCACAAAATCATCCCGGAAAAAGTAAAAGCTGAATTTCATCAGGCTGTTGTTGAAGTTGGCACCCACATCTGTAGCAATATCGATGAGGCCCGTGCCGATGTAGCTTACCTTCGCAAGACCGTAGCACAGATAGCTGGTGACATGGGTTATAATATCGGCGCCTCCGGTACCCATCCATTTTCCAAATGGGAAGCCCAGCTCATCACTGATCATCCCCGGTATTTCGAAATCGTGAATGAAATGCAGGATGCCGCCCGTTCTAACCTCATCTTTGGGCTACATGTGCATGTAGGAATGGAGAACCGGGAAATGGCCCTGCATATCGCGAATTCTGTGCGTTATTTTCTGCCACATGTCTTTGCCCTTAGTACGAACTCCCCTTTCTGGGAGGGCCGGAATACGGGCTTTAAATCATACAGAACAAAGGTATTTGATAAGTTTCCCCGCACCGGGATTCCCGATTACTTTGCCAGTATCGAAGAATACGACCGCTATATCCAACTGCTGGTGAAAACCAAGTGTATTGATAATGCACGTAAGGTATGGTGGGATCTGCGGGTACACCCTTTCTACGATACGGTAGAATTCAGGATCTGCGATGTGCCCCTCACACTGCAGGAAACCTGTACCATTGCGGCTATCTTCCAGGCGCTTTGTGCCAAGATCTATAAACTGCGTATGCAGAACCTGAATTTCATTATTTACAACCGTGCACTGGTCAATGAAAATAAATGGAGAGCCAGCCGTTATGGGATTGATGGCAACCTGATCGACTTTGGGAAAGAGGCAGAAGTGAATACCCGTGCACTTATTTTTGAGCTGCTGGAATTCGTGGATGATGTGGTGGATGAACTGGGAAGCCGTTCTTATATCGAGTATACAAAAGAAATGCTGCTAAATGGTACGGGAGCTGACAAACAGCTGGCCGTATTCAAAGAAAATAAAAATCTCCACAGTGTGGCTGACTTCATTATTAAACAATTCCTCAAAGACTGCTAG